The window TCGAGCAAGGCCCGGGCATCGCCTTCGAGCAGCGCCTGCAGCACCCCGTAGACTTGGCCATGATCAAGGCTGCCGAGCATGGCCCGCACATCGGCGGCCAGCACCTTGCCTTCGCCAAAGGCGATGGCCTGGTCGGTCAGGCTCATGGCGTCGCGCATCGAACCATCGGCCGCGCACCCCAGCAGCCACAGGGCATCCGGCTCGAACGGCACGTTCTCGGCGGCCAGAACATGGCTGAGGTGCTCGACCACCCGCTCCGGGCTCATGTTCTTCAGCGAGAACTGCAGGCAGCGCGACAGGATGGTGGCCGGCAGTTTCTGCGGGTCAGTGGTGGCGAGGATGAACTTGACGTAGGGCGGTGGCTCTTCCAGCGTCTTGAGCAAGGCGTTGAACGAGTGAGTCGAGAGCATGTGCACTTCGTCGATCAGGTAGACCTTGAAGCGCCCACGGCTCGGCGCGTACTGCACGTTATCGAGCAGTTCGCGGGTGTCCTCGACCTTGGTGCGGCTGGCGGCGTCGATCTCGATCAGGTCGACGAAACGGCCTTCGTCGATCTCCCGGCACACCGAGCAGGTGCCGCAGGGCGTGGAGGTGATGCCGGTTTCGCAGTTCAGGCACTTGGCGATGATACGGGCAATGGTGGTCTTGCCCACACCCCGGGTACCAGTGAACAGATAGGCATGGTGCAGGCGCTGGTTGTCCAAGGCATTGATCAAGGCCTTGAGCACATGGGTCTGGCCGACCATTTCGCGGAACGAGCGCGGACGCCATTTACGTGCAAGAACCTGATAACTCATCGAAAAACCATCGCAGCCTGATCGAGCGGAAGATCGCTAATGCTAGCGGAGCGGGGGCAAAATTGCACCCTGCGCAAGTCGTCTAAGCTTTGAAACTGGCGCGCCATCCAGGGAGGATTGCCTTTGCGAACACTGCTGGCCCTGTTGCTGCTGTGGAGCACCTATAACCAGGCTGAACAGCCCGTGGTGCGTTTTTCTGTCGCCGAGAGCTGGAGCATGCCGCTGGTGCGCATCGAAGGCGACCAGCCGGTGGAAGGCATGCTGTACGACCTGATGCATGCCTTGGCCAAGGAAGTGGGCATCCGCCCTGAATACCACGTCATGGCCCGCCTGCGCCTGCAGGAGGCGATGAACAGCGGTGATATCGATGTGCGCTGCTATGTCAGCACCCAGTGGTTCAATGACCGGCCAGGGGATTTTGTCTGGAGCATTCCACTGCTGCACCAGCGAGACCTGCTGGTAGGCCGCGCTGGCGACAGTACTCCGCTGCCCCCGGAACAACTGCCTGCCCAGACCATCGGCACAGTGCTTGGCTACACCTATTCGACCTTGCAACCGCTGCTCGACCAGGGCCGCCTGCACCGCGAGGACAGCCGCAGCCAGTTGCTGGTGCTGCAGAAGCTGCAAGCCGGGCGCTATCGGCATGCGGTAAGCAACCAGCTGTCGTTGCAGTGGTTCAACCAGGGCCTGCCCACCGAACAGCAATTGCAGGCGCTGGCAGTACTGGAAGAACAGGACCTGGGGTGCATGGTACGCAATGACCCGGCGATACCGACCCAAGAGCTGCTGCGGGCGCTGGTGCGAATGAAGCAGTCGGGGGAGATCGAGCGGATGGTGCAGCGGTATGGGGGGATGGCCAACCAAGAACCCATGTCTGTGGCTCGCCCCTGAGCCACGCATACCTGATGAAAGACAAACCCGCCCGAAGCTTGCACGACCGCTGTGGGAGCGGGTTCACCCGCGAACACCGGCAAAGCCGGTGCCATCCATCGCGTCGCGTTCTTCGCGGGTCAACCCGCTCCCACAGGGTTAATTGATATCCCTGCTATCTCTACTTACTCCAAGGCCGACTTCACTGGCTTCTACGCTCAACTGCCAGTGCCACAGCATCCGCCTGCCCCCAGGCAATCTGCATGGCCCGCAACCCGTGCTCCAGCAACTGCCGCGTCTCCTCGTCCTGGATACGCTCCAGCGCACGCCGGCTGTCGCTATAGGCAAACATCAGGTAGTGGGTGACATTCATCAACGCGAACTCCATCGGCACGATGCCTTCGCTGATGGCGCGGGAAAGGGATTTACCTTGGGGAAGCTCGAAAACGTGGGGTGGATCGGGGACCAGTTTTTTCATGGGTTCACCATACCGGGCTGAGAACACCCTTTCGCTTCCACACGTAGGGCGACAGTTGTACGCGGGGTGGAAGACCAGGGGTATGGTGAGCCCGGCAGGCCGGAGGCCTCCCACGTACAACTGTCATGACGACAGCCACCACACCCCAGGCTTCCACACCCGATCGCTGAACCGACAGCGACCGCAAAAGCCTAGTGGGCGGTGATTCCCGGGACAATCAGATGGGAGTCGACGGAGTGCGTAGGATATTTCGACACCTCCTACAGCAAAAGCGGGAAATTGCCCTGACAGCTGTAGGAAGCATCCTGAAAGCAGATCGCATTATTGCTACCGACTGCTCGTCTTGAGGAATGTGTCGCACCCCTCAGGCCCTGCACCTCGCCGCTCTCACACAGCCGCAACCAAACCCGCACTCAAGAACATCCCCACGCCAAACACAAAATGCGTGGCCAGGCTCTTCAGGCAGTTGCGCACAGGCGTCGGCGTCCTCGACGCAAAGAACCCCGCACCCATCGCCGGCTGCATGAAACACAAAGGCGCCACCACCGTCACCACACCGACAACCAGCGCGGGCAACAATGTCGGTGCCAGCAACCAGCCCTCCCCCACGATCATGACCAGCAGCATCGCGAACAGCACGCCGATGGCGTAATGAATCCCCCACCCCAACGCCAGCTCATGCCGCACCGGTTCCGCCTTGGCAATCGCCTGGTGCCGCACACGCCCGTGCAGCAAATGCCCCGCCCAACGCCCGACCATGGCGAAGTTCAGCGTGGCGACACCCATTCGCCTAAGCAGCAGCCCCCACAAGTCCATCACCATCGTGGCACCGATACCAATCGGCAAGGCAGCGGAAAACATCGCAGTAAAGGTCATTGAACAAGCCCTCCAAGATTGACGGTCATCACCATGCCGCGCAGCATAGAAGTTGAAGTCAACTTCAAGTCAAGGGCCCGAAATGGACATTGCCGACGTCGCCAAGCGCACAGGCGTACCCGCCTCGACGCTGCGCTACTACGAGAAGAAAGGCCTGCTCAAGTCACTCGCCGGGCCTGGCCAGCGGCGGCAGTTCGCAGCCGATGTTGCAGACCGGCTGGCGCTGATCGCCCTGGGCCAGGCTGCGGGGTTTTCGCTGGATGAAGTGGGGGCGATGCTGGTGGACCTGCAGGTCGACCGGCAGATGCTGATCGCCAAGGCCGACGAACTGGACGCACGAATCAGGCGCTTGCAGGCAATGAGCAAAGGCCTGCGGCATGCGGCGCAGTGCCCTGAGGAAGATCATCTGGAATGCCCGAAATTCCAGCGGCTGATGAAGCTGTCGGCGGCAGGGCATGGGAAAAAACAGGGCAGTTCAACAGCTACCTTTAAGCGCCCAGGATAAAACCACCATCTGAATGCTTCATCATCTGAATAGAGTAATGGCAATACGATATCAAAACGCCATTGCTCAGTGTAGAGTTACGCGCCTCCGCGCCCAGCCGTGCGCCGAGAACAGTACTCACACTCAGGAAATGTTGCATGTCCACAATTCGAAATCTGACCGCTGCCGCACTGATAGCGCTGACCACTGGTTGTGCTACCGGCCTCAATTCGGCCCAAGAGTCGGAACTTGCCAGCTATCGCGCCAGAAACCTCGCGGTTGAAGAAAAAAGCCCA of the Pseudomonas asiatica genome contains:
- a CDS encoding substrate-binding periplasmic protein — translated: MRTLLALLLLWSTYNQAEQPVVRFSVAESWSMPLVRIEGDQPVEGMLYDLMHALAKEVGIRPEYHVMARLRLQEAMNSGDIDVRCYVSTQWFNDRPGDFVWSIPLLHQRDLLVGRAGDSTPLPPEQLPAQTIGTVLGYTYSTLQPLLDQGRLHREDSRSQLLVLQKLQAGRYRHAVSNQLSLQWFNQGLPTEQQLQALAVLEEQDLGCMVRNDPAIPTQELLRALVRMKQSGEIERMVQRYGGMANQEPMSVARP
- a CDS encoding DUF2938 domain-containing protein; translated protein: MTFTAMFSAALPIGIGATMVMDLWGLLLRRMGVATLNFAMVGRWAGHLLHGRVRHQAIAKAEPVRHELALGWGIHYAIGVLFAMLLVMIVGEGWLLAPTLLPALVVGVVTVVAPLCFMQPAMGAGFFASRTPTPVRNCLKSLATHFVFGVGMFLSAGLVAAV
- a CDS encoding helix-turn-helix domain-containing protein gives rise to the protein MDIADVAKRTGVPASTLRYYEKKGLLKSLAGPGQRRQFAADVADRLALIALGQAAGFSLDEVGAMLVDLQVDRQMLIAKADELDARIRRLQAMSKGLRHAAQCPEEDHLECPKFQRLMKLSAAGHGKKQGSSTATFKRPG